A region of Streptomyces sp. NBC_01750 DNA encodes the following proteins:
- a CDS encoding magnesium and cobalt transport protein CorA, with amino-acid sequence MPRSSKKHQWLRRPLPPASPPPQAPAAADPPAPSPVHKDQGSVVQAALYRDGRRVSTPDSLAETFRQLREYPDGMAWIGLHRPSEAELLSLAAEFDLHELAVEDALEAHQRPKLERYGDTLFVVLRAARYLDAQEEVDFGELHAFVGKDFLITVRHGAAPDLSAVRRRMEKTPELLALGPEAVLYAILDAVVDGYAPVVSGVQNDIDEIETEVFGGDPAVSRRIYELSREMVEFQRATRPLVGMLHGLMAGFAKYGTDEELQRYLRDVADHVTHTSERVDGFRQALADILTVNATLVTQQQNEEMRAMAEAGFEQNEEIKKISSWAAILFAPTLVGTIYGMNFESMPELKWAAGYPFAILLMAVVCVSLYFIFKRRDWL; translated from the coding sequence ATGCCGCGCTCCTCGAAGAAACACCAGTGGCTCCGCCGCCCACTGCCGCCCGCGAGCCCGCCGCCACAGGCCCCCGCGGCCGCCGATCCGCCCGCCCCCTCCCCCGTACACAAGGACCAGGGCAGCGTGGTCCAGGCCGCGCTCTATCGCGACGGCCGCCGCGTCTCGACGCCCGACTCGCTCGCCGAGACCTTCCGTCAGCTGCGCGAGTACCCGGACGGCATGGCATGGATCGGGCTGCACCGCCCGTCCGAGGCCGAACTTCTCTCGCTGGCCGCGGAGTTCGACCTCCATGAACTGGCCGTCGAGGACGCTCTTGAGGCCCACCAGCGCCCGAAGCTGGAGCGGTACGGCGACACCTTGTTCGTGGTGCTGCGCGCCGCCCGCTATCTCGACGCCCAGGAGGAGGTCGACTTCGGCGAGCTGCATGCTTTCGTCGGCAAGGACTTCCTGATCACGGTCCGCCACGGCGCGGCCCCGGACCTGTCGGCCGTACGCCGTCGGATGGAGAAGACGCCCGAACTTCTCGCGCTCGGACCGGAGGCGGTGCTGTACGCGATCCTCGACGCGGTCGTCGACGGATACGCCCCGGTCGTCTCGGGCGTGCAGAACGACATCGACGAGATCGAGACCGAGGTGTTCGGCGGCGACCCTGCGGTGTCCCGCCGTATCTACGAACTCTCCCGCGAAATGGTCGAGTTCCAGCGCGCCACCCGTCCCCTGGTCGGCATGCTCCACGGTCTGATGGCGGGCTTCGCCAAGTACGGCACGGACGAGGAGCTCCAGCGCTATCTGCGCGATGTCGCCGACCATGTCACGCACACCAGCGAGCGCGTGGACGGCTTCCGCCAGGCGTTGGCGGACATCCTCACGGTCAACGCGACGCTGGTGACGCAGCAGCAGAACGAGGAGATGCGGGCGATGGCGGAGGCGGGTTTCGAGCAGAACGAAGAGATCAAGAAGATCTCCTCGTGGGCCGCCATTCTGTTCGCCCCGACGCTGGTCGGCACCATCTACGGCATGAACTTCGAGTCGATGCCGGAGCTGAAGTGGGCGGCGGGGTATCCGTTCGCGATCCTGCTGATGGCGGTCGTCTGCGTCAGTTTGTACTTCATCTTCAAGCGCCGCGACTGGCTCTAG
- a CDS encoding IS701 family transposase has translation MADDTSLKKLAHLTRITPPPLVGSEDIVTELCAALFAGFRRYDQRVRARQYMDGLLRAEGRKSIANIAAAVGVPGDEQRLHHFVSSSPWAVNPVRKALAAFLEEDDLPSAWVALPVSIPKAGEHTVGVSRHFSPDSGQLVNGQRAYSMWYASERVVAPVSWRLNLHNAWLRDNRRRTEAEDPDELSAATPEDCVTGLLDDVRRWGNSTRLVMMDARGADEQRHLAGLFERESPVAVRISGQTLLALGDQGRGAGHGEHLAPARTVLDPARRLRSVLRRKERHEPAGELPLATATAGVRLSASGEAERSARGRLGHLTLLGVWHDLRRPPAELWLTNIDQPSAVSLLRMTQLIHTVSSGWRTRGETIGLRDYEGRSFQGWHRHMTLGSCAYAMLALRSAGPANGSGLSA, from the coding sequence ATGGCCGACGACACATCCCTCAAGAAGCTCGCGCACCTTACGCGCATCACGCCCCCTCCCCTCGTTGGGTCCGAGGACATCGTCACCGAACTCTGCGCCGCTCTGTTCGCGGGGTTCCGCCGCTACGACCAGCGCGTCCGGGCGCGGCAGTACATGGACGGACTGCTCCGTGCCGAAGGGCGCAAGTCGATCGCGAACATCGCGGCCGCGGTCGGCGTGCCCGGCGACGAGCAGCGCCTTCACCACTTCGTCAGCAGTTCCCCCTGGGCCGTGAACCCGGTGCGCAAGGCGCTGGCAGCCTTTCTGGAGGAAGACGACTTACCCTCGGCCTGGGTGGCCCTGCCGGTGTCCATTCCCAAGGCCGGTGAGCACACCGTGGGTGTGTCCCGGCACTTCTCGCCCGACAGCGGACAGCTGGTGAACGGCCAGCGTGCGTACAGCATGTGGTACGCCTCGGAGCGGGTGGTCGCACCGGTCAGCTGGCGCCTCAACCTGCACAACGCCTGGCTCCGGGACAACCGGCGAAGGACCGAGGCGGAGGACCCCGACGAACTCAGCGCCGCCACCCCTGAGGACTGCGTCACGGGTCTCCTCGACGACGTCCGCCGGTGGGGGAACTCCACGCGTCTGGTCATGATGGATGCCCGAGGAGCCGACGAACAGCGGCATCTGGCCGGGCTGTTCGAGCGGGAATCCCCTGTCGCCGTACGGATCAGCGGGCAGACGCTGCTCGCACTCGGCGACCAGGGCCGGGGAGCCGGCCACGGCGAGCACCTGGCTCCGGCACGCACCGTGCTCGACCCCGCGCGTCGGCTGCGCAGCGTACTGCGCCGCAAGGAACGTCATGAACCGGCAGGGGAACTACCGCTGGCCACGGCGACGGCAGGTGTACGCCTCTCCGCCTCCGGCGAAGCGGAGCGCTCCGCCCGCGGTCGGCTCGGCCACCTCACCCTCCTGGGGGTGTGGCACGACCTCCGCCGTCCCCCGGCCGAGTTGTGGCTCACCAACATTGACCAACCATCAGCCGTCTCCCTGCTGCGTATGACACAGCTGATCCATACGGTCAGCAGCGGCTGGCGGACCCGGGGCGAGACCATCGGGCTGCGGGACTACGAAGGCCGCTCCTTCCAGGGCTGGCACCGCCACATGACGCTGGGGTCCTGTGCCTACGCCATGTTGGCGCTGCGATCGGCCGGCCCGGCAAATGGCTCCGGCCTGTCCGCCTGA
- a CDS encoding alpha/beta fold hydrolase: MTNWQLNESFRSPSGTVRWDRQGPESGESVVLLHGTPFSSFVWREIAQALAQQYQVFVWDMPGYGSSEKYQGQDVSLAAQGEVFAQLLEHWQLPAPCVIAHDFGGAVALRAHLLHNASYRGLALVDPVALAPWGSPFFRLVGQNTEVFEQLPPPLHRALVREYVSSASFPGLRSDVAEQLIAPWSDEDGQAAFYRQIAQADQRYTDEIQTLYPQINLPVTVCWGAEDTWIPVAKAHELASAIPEARLTVIPDAGHLVPVDAPATLTSALLTFLRALP, encoded by the coding sequence TTGACCAATTGGCAGTTGAACGAGAGCTTCCGCAGCCCGTCCGGTACGGTCCGCTGGGACCGGCAGGGGCCGGAGAGCGGGGAGTCCGTCGTACTGCTGCACGGCACGCCCTTCTCATCGTTCGTCTGGCGGGAAATAGCCCAGGCGCTCGCGCAGCAGTACCAGGTATTCGTCTGGGACATGCCGGGCTACGGCTCCTCCGAGAAGTACCAGGGGCAGGACGTCTCACTGGCCGCGCAGGGCGAGGTATTCGCCCAACTACTGGAGCACTGGCAGCTGCCGGCCCCTTGCGTGATCGCGCACGACTTCGGCGGCGCCGTCGCCCTGAGGGCTCACCTGCTGCACAATGCCTCCTACCGCGGGCTGGCCCTCGTCGACCCCGTCGCCCTGGCCCCGTGGGGTTCTCCGTTCTTCCGTTTGGTGGGACAGAACACCGAAGTATTCGAACAGCTTCCGCCCCCTCTGCATCGTGCACTGGTACGTGAATACGTCAGCTCGGCGAGTTTCCCGGGACTACGTTCCGATGTGGCCGAACAATTGATTGCACCCTGGTCGGACGAAGACGGCCAGGCAGCTTTCTACCGGCAGATCGCGCAAGCTGATCAGCGATACACCGACGAAATCCAGACGCTGTACCCGCAGATCAACCTTCCGGTCACGGTGTGCTGGGGCGCGGAAGACACCTGGATTCCCGTGGCCAAAGCTCATGAACTGGCCTCGGCCATTCCCGAAGCGCGGCTCACCGTGATCCCGGACGCCGGACATCTCGTACCTGTGGACGCCCCCGCCACGCTGACCTCCGCTCTGCTGACCTTCCTTCGTGCTCTTCCGTAG
- a CDS encoding CGNR zinc finger domain-containing protein — MLLSDYTLGANVATDLVNTSAAVRISTGEVLTDPAALAQFLREHDLHLDATPQDGQPTEDDLVDVHTLRQETRALLEATTEDEVADGANTLVRRAATGPALLRDADGRWQWHVTTAPRSSVADELGVLVGTALLGVLHTLSHDRFRHCASPVCDGMFVDTSKAGRRRYCMPGLCGNRLNVANHRARQQGGGEGSTAGRRTRKR; from the coding sequence ATGCTTCTTTCCGATTACACATTGGGGGCGAACGTAGCCACCGACCTCGTCAACACCTCAGCCGCGGTACGCATCAGCACCGGCGAGGTCCTCACCGACCCGGCCGCCCTGGCGCAGTTCCTCCGCGAGCACGACCTCCACCTCGACGCCACACCCCAGGATGGCCAACCGACCGAGGACGACCTTGTCGATGTGCACACCCTCCGCCAGGAGACCCGCGCCCTGCTGGAGGCCACCACCGAGGATGAGGTCGCCGACGGCGCGAACACGCTTGTCAGGCGGGCGGCCACCGGCCCGGCCCTGCTCCGGGACGCCGACGGCCGCTGGCAGTGGCACGTCACCACCGCGCCGCGCTCCTCCGTCGCGGACGAACTCGGCGTCCTCGTGGGCACCGCACTGCTCGGCGTCCTGCACACCCTCAGCCATGACCGCTTCCGGCATTGCGCCTCTCCGGTGTGCGACGGCATGTTCGTCGATACCAGCAAGGCCGGCCGCCGCCGCTACTGCATGCCCGGCCTGTGCGGCAACCGCCTCAACGTCGCCAACCACCGCGCCCGTCAGCAGGGGGGCGGTGAGGGATCGACCGCCGGACGCCGGACACGCAAGCGCTGA
- a CDS encoding helix-turn-helix transcriptional regulator, translated as MSEPADAVDIRAALHRLRRSTGLPVAFGGLLHDARQLRIAELSGAATGALRGLAISAGNGLGGKSIALSRPCAVSDYPSARQISHEYDAAVATEGLRSVLAVPVVVRRKVRGVLYGALREPVALGERTFDAAVAAARDVEQALVVRDEVQRLLAEAREPVAGTGAWEEVREVHGELRALAPRIGDQTLRDTLLAVCGRLAAAAGGPPRNHTLALAPRELDVLACVAAGSTNATAAERLGLKPETVKGYLRAAMRKLGAHTRLEAVVAARRAGLLP; from the coding sequence TTGTCCGAGCCGGCCGACGCCGTGGACATACGAGCGGCGCTGCACCGGCTGCGCCGCTCCACCGGGCTGCCGGTCGCCTTCGGCGGACTGCTGCACGATGCCCGACAGCTGCGGATCGCCGAACTGAGCGGCGCGGCGACGGGCGCGCTGCGCGGTCTCGCGATCAGCGCGGGCAACGGCCTCGGCGGGAAATCCATCGCGCTGTCCCGGCCGTGCGCGGTGAGCGACTACCCCTCGGCACGGCAGATCAGCCATGAGTACGACGCGGCGGTGGCGACGGAGGGCCTGCGCTCGGTACTGGCGGTGCCCGTCGTCGTACGGCGCAAGGTGCGGGGTGTGCTGTACGGCGCGCTGCGTGAGCCGGTGGCGCTGGGCGAGCGGACCTTCGACGCGGCGGTGGCGGCGGCGCGCGATGTGGAGCAGGCCCTGGTCGTACGGGACGAGGTTCAGCGGCTGCTGGCAGAGGCCCGGGAGCCGGTGGCCGGCACCGGGGCGTGGGAAGAGGTCCGCGAGGTTCACGGCGAGCTGCGCGCGCTGGCGCCGCGGATCGGCGACCAGACGCTGCGGGACACGCTCCTGGCGGTCTGCGGCCGGCTGGCGGCCGCGGCGGGCGGCCCGCCGCGCAATCACACTCTCGCGCTGGCGCCGCGCGAACTGGATGTGCTCGCCTGCGTCGCGGCGGGCTCGACGAACGCGACGGCGGCGGAGCGTCTTGGCCTGAAACCCGAGACGGTGAAGGGGTATCTGCGAGCCGCCATGCGGAAGCTGGGAGCGCACACCCGACTTGAGGCGGTGGTGGCGGCGCGCCGCGCGGGGCTGCTGCCGTAG
- a CDS encoding winged helix DNA-binding domain-containing protein, whose protein sequence is MASKTTNPVLGNRALNRATLDRQLLLRRAPTSAMSVKGAVEHLVGLQAQNVKPPYYALAARLDGFDPEELSALMASREVARLVTMRSTIHTHSADDCLTLRPLVQAARDRELTQFRKGLAGVDLDRLGALARELVEERPRTMKDLRDALLKEWPDADPFALSVAARCVLPLVQVTPRGLWGRSGQVALTTAEHWFGRATEPVPAPDGTVLRYLAAFGPASVKDMQMWSGLTRMREIFERLRPRLAVFQDEKGVELFDLPDAPRPDAGTPAPPRFLPEFDNLLLSHADRGRVVTEEYKVRTWKGNQAYRTFLVDGFLAGIWRLAETKETATLTVQAFGKLTRAQCDALAEEGERMLTTMTSATAHDIRFGTFSE, encoded by the coding sequence ATGGCCTCGAAGACGACGAACCCCGTACTCGGCAACCGCGCGCTGAACCGCGCCACCCTGGACCGTCAGCTCCTGCTGCGCCGCGCCCCCACGTCCGCGATGTCCGTCAAGGGCGCCGTCGAGCACCTCGTCGGCCTCCAGGCGCAGAACGTCAAGCCGCCGTACTACGCGCTCGCCGCCCGCCTGGACGGCTTCGACCCCGAGGAGCTCTCCGCGCTGATGGCCTCCCGCGAGGTCGCCCGCCTGGTCACCATGCGCTCCACCATCCACACGCACTCCGCCGACGACTGCCTCACGCTGCGGCCGCTGGTCCAGGCGGCGCGCGACCGGGAGCTCACGCAGTTCCGCAAGGGCCTGGCCGGGGTCGACCTGGACCGGCTCGGCGCCCTCGCGCGCGAGCTGGTCGAGGAGCGGCCGCGGACCATGAAGGACCTGCGCGATGCTCTGCTGAAGGAGTGGCCGGACGCCGATCCGTTCGCCCTCTCCGTCGCCGCCCGCTGTGTACTGCCGCTGGTGCAGGTCACCCCGCGCGGGCTGTGGGGCAGAAGCGGCCAGGTCGCGCTGACCACCGCCGAGCACTGGTTCGGCAGGGCGACCGAGCCGGTGCCCGCGCCCGACGGAACGGTGCTCCGCTATCTCGCGGCCTTCGGGCCCGCATCCGTCAAGGACATGCAGATGTGGTCCGGGCTGACCCGGATGCGGGAGATCTTCGAGCGGCTCCGGCCGCGGCTGGCCGTCTTCCAGGACGAGAAGGGCGTCGAGCTCTTCGACCTCCCCGACGCGCCCCGCCCCGACGCCGGGACCCCCGCGCCGCCCCGCTTCCTCCCCGAGTTCGACAATCTGCTGCTCTCGCACGCCGACCGCGGCCGGGTGGTGACGGAGGAGTACAAGGTGCGTACCTGGAAGGGCAATCAGGCCTACCGCACCTTCCTCGTCGACGGCTTCCTGGCCGGCATCTGGCGGCTGGCGGAGACCAAGGAGACCGCGACCCTGACCGTGCAGGCCTTCGGGAAGCTGACCCGCGCGCAGTGCGACGCGCTGGCCGAGGAGGGGGAGCGGATGCTCACCACCATGACCTCGGCCACCGCGCACGACATCCGCTTCGGGACCTTCAGCGAGTAG
- a CDS encoding AMP-binding protein: MTSGSATEKFRAARDFLLQHRDDYATAYEGFAWPRLERFNWALDWFDEIATGNGRTALHIVEEDGSEVKVSFGEMSVRSDQVATWLREQGVRAGDRILVMLGNQQELWMTALAAMKLRAVVIPATPLLGPVDLRDRIDRGRARHVIVREADTAKFAEVPGDYTRITVADRGAADVPGWLDFHQAFSEPGRGDFEPDGVTHADDPLMLYFTSGTTARPKLVEHTHVSYPVGHLSTMYWIGLKPGDVHLNISSPGWAKHAWSNLFAPWNAEATVFILNYTRFDAGRLMSEMDRVGVTSFCAPPTVWRMLIQSDLSGLRTPPREVVAAGEPLNPEVIETVRREWGVVIRDGFGQTETAVQVANSPGQLLKAGSMGRPCPGFTVELLDPVTGEPGATEGEISLDLSGGPVGLMTGYHGDPERTAEAMAGGFYRTGDIGARDADGYITYIGRSDDVFKASDYKISPFELESALLEHEAVAEAAVVPAPDPVRLAVPKAFIVLAEGWEPGPDTAKLIFEHSRSVLAPYKRIRRLEFAELPKTVSGKIRRIELRERTADGSAAEYDEGDLR; this comes from the coding sequence ATGACGTCAGGCAGCGCGACGGAGAAGTTCCGGGCCGCCCGGGACTTCCTGCTGCAGCACAGGGACGATTACGCGACGGCGTACGAAGGCTTCGCCTGGCCACGGCTCGAGCGTTTCAACTGGGCGCTCGACTGGTTCGACGAGATCGCCACCGGCAACGGCAGGACCGCGCTGCACATCGTCGAGGAGGACGGCAGCGAGGTCAAGGTCTCGTTCGGCGAGATGTCCGTGCGCTCGGACCAGGTCGCCACCTGGCTGCGGGAGCAGGGCGTACGGGCCGGCGACCGGATCCTCGTGATGCTCGGCAACCAGCAGGAACTGTGGATGACCGCGCTGGCCGCGATGAAGCTGCGAGCGGTCGTCATTCCCGCCACGCCGCTGCTCGGCCCGGTGGACCTCCGGGACCGGATCGACCGCGGACGCGCACGGCATGTCATCGTGCGCGAGGCGGACACCGCCAAGTTCGCCGAGGTGCCGGGGGACTACACCCGGATCACGGTGGCGGACCGGGGAGCGGCCGACGTGCCGGGCTGGCTCGACTTCCACCAGGCGTTCTCCGAGCCGGGCCGCGGCGACTTCGAGCCGGACGGCGTCACGCATGCGGACGACCCGCTGATGCTCTACTTCACCTCGGGCACCACGGCCCGCCCCAAACTGGTCGAGCACACCCATGTCTCGTACCCCGTCGGCCACCTGTCGACCATGTACTGGATCGGCCTCAAACCCGGCGACGTCCACCTCAACATCTCCTCGCCCGGCTGGGCCAAGCACGCCTGGTCGAACCTCTTCGCGCCCTGGAACGCGGAGGCGACCGTCTTCATCCTCAACTACACACGCTTCGACGCCGGCCGGCTGATGTCCGAGATGGACCGGGTGGGCGTCACCAGCTTCTGCGCACCGCCGACCGTCTGGCGGATGCTGATCCAGTCCGATCTGAGCGGGCTGCGCACGCCGCCGCGCGAGGTCGTCGCGGCGGGCGAACCGCTCAACCCGGAGGTCATCGAGACGGTCCGCCGGGAGTGGGGCGTGGTGATCAGGGACGGCTTCGGCCAGACGGAGACGGCCGTCCAAGTCGCCAATTCCCCCGGTCAGTTGCTCAAGGCCGGCTCGATGGGCCGGCCCTGTCCCGGCTTCACGGTGGAGCTGCTCGACCCGGTGACGGGCGAGCCGGGCGCGACGGAGGGCGAGATCTCGCTCGACCTGTCCGGCGGACCGGTCGGCCTGATGACCGGATACCACGGCGACCCGGAGCGTACGGCCGAGGCGATGGCGGGCGGCTTCTACCGCACAGGTGATATCGGCGCCCGTGACGCCGACGGATACATCACCTACATCGGGCGCTCCGACGACGTCTTCAAGGCCTCCGACTACAAGATCTCGCCGTTCGAGCTGGAGAGCGCGCTCCTGGAGCACGAGGCGGTGGCCGAGGCGGCGGTCGTACCGGCCCCGGACCCGGTGCGGCTCGCTGTGCCCAAGGCGTTCATCGTGCTGGCGGAGGGCTGGGAGCCGGGGCCCGACACGGCGAAGCTGATCTTCGAGCACTCGCGCTCCGTCCTCGCACCGTACAAGCGCATCCGCCGTCTTGAGTTCGCGGAGCTGCCCAAGACCGTCTCGGGGAAGATCCGTCGGATCGAGCTGCGGGAGCGTACGGCGGACGGCTCGGCCGCCGAGTACGACGAGGGGGACCTGCGGTGA
- a CDS encoding alpha/beta hydrolase-fold protein, which translates to MDPDSAALVGHSLGGLAARMTAAADPRVYAVASVAGFDLGAVAAI; encoded by the coding sequence CTGGACCCGGACAGTGCGGCGCTTGTCGGCCACAGCCTGGGCGGCTTGGCCGCTCGGATGACCGCGGCCGCAGACCCGCGGGTGTACGCCGTAGCCTCCGTCGCGGGCTTCGACTTGGGTGCGGTGGCTGCAATTTGA
- a CDS encoding helix-turn-helix domain-containing protein, giving the protein MSEMLDILELLAAEAPPTEIEDLLRRARAGGAGAGVIPQLERAERMALQVHTLFSRRQQREAELSALVDTARDLTLPYDLDALLETITRRTRTLLGLDMSYISFRDAGDSFVRTADGHASALTVGFRVPNSYGLGDEAINKSVPIWTPDYLSDERVRHTGVLDEVVRAEGLRAIIATPLKFGEDVFGVLYAADRNVRHFTIGEVSLMSSLGDMAAVAIEKTRTLERSHADVASLKSGSSRAESQLIGFRRLSELHIRLVDHALAGGSLNALVSEVAEALRGTVLVRDMEHRPLSGSGTIPAADDAEVLGACRTASARRMPIAFGTGTWVVPVTAGNEELAVLLLHPHEPLDDVGEPLLRLAAQSIAVLLQVQRGEAAAASPFRDELFEDLLVAPHRPAKQFIQRARRLSIDLERPHVVVVIRPEGGAQGRAASWAAAYARRMDGLRSIQNGCIALLLPAADSSASAGAVSAELTPLLGHPVTVGAAGPVSSPDLIQQAHQEALRCLDALVSLDNVGAHASPEDLGFLGVLLSDNHDAASFISATIGPILDYDAQRTTELTRTLDEYFAAGGSPTYAAEALHVHPNTVSRRLERITELLGADWLKPERALEVQVALRLHRTHDVLRQKRDGGPAQADRPEPFAGPADRSANMA; this is encoded by the coding sequence ATGAGTGAAATGCTCGACATTCTCGAACTGCTCGCCGCAGAGGCTCCGCCGACAGAGATCGAAGACCTGCTCCGACGTGCCCGTGCGGGCGGAGCGGGCGCCGGCGTCATACCGCAGTTGGAACGGGCGGAGCGCATGGCTTTACAGGTTCACACCCTGTTCTCCCGCCGCCAGCAACGTGAGGCAGAGCTGTCCGCGCTGGTGGACACTGCCCGCGACCTGACCCTTCCGTACGACCTGGACGCCCTGCTGGAGACCATCACCCGGCGCACCCGGACGCTGCTCGGTCTGGACATGTCCTACATCAGCTTCCGCGACGCCGGGGACAGCTTCGTGCGCACCGCGGATGGCCACGCGTCGGCGCTCACCGTGGGATTCCGCGTCCCGAACTCCTACGGTCTCGGTGACGAGGCCATCAACAAGTCCGTGCCGATATGGACTCCTGACTACCTGTCGGACGAGCGGGTGCGCCACACCGGGGTGCTGGACGAGGTGGTACGCGCGGAGGGGCTGCGAGCGATCATCGCGACCCCGCTGAAGTTCGGCGAGGACGTCTTCGGTGTGCTGTACGCCGCGGACCGGAACGTGCGGCACTTCACCATCGGCGAAGTCTCCTTGATGAGCTCGCTGGGGGACATGGCCGCCGTAGCCATCGAGAAGACGCGCACGCTGGAACGCAGCCACGCCGATGTCGCCAGCCTGAAGTCTGGCTCCTCACGGGCGGAGTCACAGCTGATCGGATTCCGTAGGCTGTCGGAACTGCACATCAGGCTGGTGGACCACGCGCTCGCCGGAGGCAGCCTGAACGCCCTCGTCTCCGAGGTGGCCGAGGCGCTTCGGGGCACGGTGCTGGTACGGGACATGGAGCACCGCCCGCTCTCGGGCAGCGGAACGATACCCGCCGCCGACGATGCCGAGGTGCTGGGCGCATGCCGAACCGCCTCCGCGCGACGCATGCCGATCGCCTTCGGCACGGGCACCTGGGTCGTGCCGGTCACGGCGGGGAACGAGGAGCTCGCCGTCCTGCTGCTGCACCCGCACGAGCCGCTGGACGACGTCGGCGAACCGCTCCTGCGGCTGGCTGCCCAGTCCATCGCGGTGCTGCTCCAGGTGCAGCGCGGCGAAGCGGCCGCGGCGAGCCCGTTTCGCGACGAGTTGTTCGAGGACCTGCTGGTGGCTCCGCACCGTCCCGCCAAGCAGTTCATTCAGCGCGCCCGCCGGCTGAGCATCGATCTCGAACGTCCCCATGTGGTCGTGGTCATCCGCCCGGAAGGCGGAGCGCAGGGCAGGGCGGCAAGCTGGGCGGCCGCGTACGCCCGGCGGATGGACGGGCTCAGGAGCATCCAGAACGGGTGCATAGCACTGCTGTTGCCCGCTGCCGACTCCAGCGCCTCGGCCGGGGCCGTGTCCGCTGAACTCACCCCGTTGCTCGGGCACCCTGTGACAGTCGGCGCGGCCGGTCCGGTCTCCAGCCCCGATCTGATCCAGCAGGCCCATCAAGAGGCCCTGCGATGCCTTGACGCGCTGGTGTCACTCGACAACGTCGGCGCCCATGCCTCCCCCGAGGACCTGGGCTTTCTCGGTGTGCTGTTGTCCGACAACCACGATGCCGCGAGTTTCATCAGCGCCACGATCGGGCCGATCCTTGACTACGACGCACAGCGGACGACCGAACTCACCAGGACGCTCGACGAGTACTTCGCCGCCGGCGGCAGCCCGACGTACGCTGCGGAGGCCCTGCACGTCCACCCCAACACCGTGTCCCGTCGGCTGGAGCGGATCACCGAACTGCTCGGCGCCGACTGGCTGAAGCCGGAACGAGCGCTTGAGGTCCAGGTGGCACTTCGGCTGCACCGGACACATGACGTGTTGCGGCAGAAACGTGACGGCGGCCCCGCTCAGGCGGACAGGCCGGAGCCATTTGCCGGGCCGGCCGATCGCAGCGCCAACATGGCGTAG